One genomic window of Desulfatiglans sp. includes the following:
- a CDS encoding type II toxin-antitoxin system RelE/ParE family toxin translates to MKYTVIIMSEAEEAFCWYEDERAESGYDFLLQVDAGINFINRRPEVHPIEYKVTRKHLIKRFH, encoded by the coding sequence ATGAAATATACAGTCATTATAATGTCTGAGGCCGAAGAAGCCTTTTGCTGGTACGAAGATGAAAGGGCGGAATCAGGCTATGACTTCCTTTTACAGGTTGATGCGGGAATAAACTTTATTAACAGAAGGCCAGAAGTTCACCCTATTGAATACAAAGTAACGAGAAAGCACCTCATAAAAAGATTCCATTAG
- a CDS encoding addiction module protein, producing the protein MKQITATDALALSIPERIQLVEDIWDTIISEPEPIELTENDKKIIDERLEACHKNRESGSPWGDVYKRLVKEQ; encoded by the coding sequence ATGAAACAGATAACTGCTACAGACGCCCTTGCATTATCAATACCTGAGAGAATACAACTTGTTGAGGATATATGGGACACGATAATCTCTGAACCGGAGCCAATAGAATTAACCGAAAATGATAAAAAGATCATTGATGAAAGATTAGAAGCCTGTCATAAAAACCGCGAATCAGGTTCCCCATGGGGAGATGTTTATAAAAGGTTAGTGAAAGAGCAATGA